The Fragaria vesca subsp. vesca linkage group LG2, FraVesHawaii_1.0, whole genome shotgun sequence genome includes a window with the following:
- the LOC101307281 gene encoding subtilisin-like protease-like, whose protein sequence is MTMSLASKVIFEYFSEKQQKPALRFIRILKTQFYHLIIMVSGYVLKHTTVLTLLLFLRLSFSHGATADTKHYIVYMGHHSHPNSESVIRHNHEILASVTDRQDTKEAALNHYSKSFQGFSAKLTPYQAQQLAEHDSVISVFESKTNKLSTTHSWGFLGVDSTPSYNQMPMDSKSNVIVGVIDTGVWPESKSFSDEGLGPVPDKFKGECVTGQNFTLANCNRKIIGSRFYYHGFEVENGKLESFAPLPFFRSARDADGHGSHTASTIAGSTVTNVSFLGMATGTARGGAQSARLAIYKACWFDLCSDADILSALDDAIGDGVDVLSLSLGPDPPQPTYFENAISVGSFHAFQKGIVVSASAGNSGFPSTACNVAPWILTVAASTLDREFHSNVYLGNSQILKGSSLNPLNMEKSYGLIAASVAAAPGVTAKNASFCKDSTLHASLIKGKIVVCTFETFTDNRREKSIVVRQGGGVGMILVDPFLKDVGFQFVIPATLIGQEEAAQLQAYMMTAKYPVARISQTTTILKTKPAPEMAVFSSMGPNIITPDIIKPDITGPGVNILAAWSPVATTATAERSVNYNIISGTSMSCPHVSAVAATLKSYRPTWSPAAIMSAIMTTATVLDNNKLPIGRDPNGTPTTPFDYGSGHINPVAVIEPGLVYDFDSHDIISFLCSTGASSLQLKNLTGNLVDCQKSSMPSYNFNYPSIGVSKMSGRLSVQRTVTYYGKGPTVYAAYVDYPAGVNVTVTPAKLKFTKTGEKMYFRVDFTPLKNSNGSYVFGALTWSNGLQNVRSPIALNVIST, encoded by the exons ATGACCATGTCTTTGGCCTCCAAGGTCATATTTGAATATTTCTCAGAGAAGCAACAAAAGCCGGCTCTGAGATTTATTCGGA TCCTCAAGACTCAGTTCTATCATTTGATCATCATGGTTTCTGGTTATGTCTTGAAACATACTACGGTCCTGACTCTTCTCTTGTTCCTTAGACTCTCTTTCTCCCATGGAGCCACTGCTGACACAAAG CACTATATTGTTTACATGGGGCACCACTCGCACCCCAACTCGGAATCTGTCATCAGACATAACCATGAGATTCTTGCTTCAGTCACTGACAGGCAGGACACTA AAGAAGCAGCACTTAACCACTACAGTAAAAGTTTTCAAGGATTCTCAGCCAAGCTCACTCCATATCAAGCTCAACAACTTGCTG AACATGATTCAGTTATTTCGGTGTTTGAGAGCAAGACAAACAAACTGAGCACAACACATTCCTGGGGTTTTCTAGGCGTAGACTCTACTCCAAGTTACAATCAAATGCCAATGGATTCAAAATCCAATGTCATTGTTGGTGTAATTGACACTG GAGTTTGGCCAGAGTCAAAGAGCTTCAGTGACGAAGGATTAGGACCTGTGCCTGATAAATTCAAAGGAGAGTGTGTTACTGGTCAGAATTTTACATTGGCCAACTGCAACAG AAAAATCATAGGTTCTCGCTTCTATTATCACGGATTTGAAGTAGAAAATGGAAAACTTGAGTCCTTTGCGCCATTACCTTTCTTCAGATCAGCTCGAGATGCTGATGGACATGGGAGTCACACTGCCTCGACGATAGCTGGATCCACAGTAACTAACGTCAGTTTCTTGGGAATGGCCACAGGAACTGCAAGAGGCGGTGCACAAAGCGCCAGACTTGCTATCTACAAGGCATGTTGGTTTGACTTGTGTAGTGATGCAGATATTCTTTCAGCTCTGGATGATGCCATTGGCGATGGTGTTGATGTTCTCTCCCTTTCCCTTGGCCCTGATCCTCCACAGCCTACGTATTTTGAAAATGCAATCTCCGTTGGAAGTTTCCATGCATTCCAGAAAGGAATAGTTGTTTCTGCATCAGCAGGGAACTCTGGTTTCCCTAGTACTGCATGCAATGTTGCTCCCTGGATCCTCACTGTTGCTGCAAGCACTTTGGATAGAGAATTCCATTCAAACGTGTATCTGGGAAATTCACAAATATTAAAG GGTTCCTCTCTAAACCCACTCAATATGGAGAAGTCTTATGGTTTGATAGCTGCGAGTGTTGCAGCTGCCCCTGGAGTCACAGCGAAGAATGCAAG CTTCTGCAAGGACAGTACTCTACATGCAAGCTTAATTAAGGGGAAAATTGTCGTGTGCACCTTCGAGACATTTACTGATAACCGAAGGGAGAAAAGCATAGTTGTAAGACAAGGTGGTGGTGTAGGAATGATTCTTGTGGATCCATTTCTCAAAGATGTCGGATTTCAGTTTGTCATCCCCGCCACTCTTATTGGTCAAGAGGAAGCAGCACAACTCCAAGCATACATGATGACAGCGAA GTATCCAGTTGCTAGAATATCACAAACGACTACAATACTGAAAACTAAACCTGCACCAGAAATGGCAGTGTTCTCTTCCATGGGGCCAAATATCATAACCCCAGACATCATCAAA CCAGATATTACAGGACCTGGGGTAAATATCTTAGCAGCATGGTCTCCGGTCGCAACTACAGCCACAGCAGAAAGGTCCGTCAATTATAATATCATTTCTGGCACCTCGATGTCTTGTCCACATGTATCTGCAGTTGCAGCAACATTGAAATCGTACCGACCTACCTGGAGTCCAGCAGCCATAATGTCTGCAATAATGACAACAG CAACAGTCCTAGATAACAACAAACTCCCTATTGGGAGAGATCCAAATGGCACCCCTACTACACCTTTTGACTACGGATCTGGGCACATTAATCCAGTTGCAGTAATTGAACCTGGACTTGTATATGATTTTGATTCCCATGACATAATCAGTTTTCTCTGCAGCACTGGGGCTAGCTCTTTGCAACTGAAAAACCTCACGGGTAATCTAGTCGATTGCCAGAAGTCTTCTATGCCTTCCTACAATTTTAATTACCCTTCTATTGGTGTGTCAAAAATGAGTGGAAGGCTATCTGTTCAGCGAACAGTCACTTATTATGGTAAAGGCCCAACAGTGTATGCTGCATATGTAGACTATCCAGCAGGTGTAAATGTTACAGTTACACCAGCTAAACTGAAGTTTACAAAGACTGGGGAAAAGATGTATTTCCGTGTAGATTTCACCCCCCTTAAGAATAGTAATGGAAGCTATGTGTTTGGAGCTCTAACATGGAGTAATGGTCTTCAGAATGTCAGGAGTCCTATTGCTCTTAATGTGATTTCAACATAG
- the LOC101307566 gene encoding pentatricopeptide repeat-containing protein At2g27610-like, with the protein MTAKPGLRSLAAVSYTSLSLSSPSKPLSRSRSRSHSLIHSPPKRISTPNAHHLFDKTPHRDPFEYTRLLFHYTRNDRNHDAISLFVAASRAGLPVNGPVLSSVAKACGSLRDQVVGRQVHCQCVKSGLGEDVSVGSSLVDMYMKSSEGVVEGRRVFDEMRERNVVSWTSLISGYAWNGWNEQALELFTEMQASGSMANPFAYVAVLGVLADEGSVGKGEQVHGMVVKNGYVAITFVCNSLVNMYFKSGMVSEARAVFDGMECRDEVTWNTLIAGYVGNGLELEAFEMFYLMGLAGVKFTQPVFVTVIKLCASYEELGFARQLHCRVLKSGLESHRNIETALLVAYSKCREMDDAFNMFSMMQGVKSVVTWTAMISGYLQNGGTEKGVKLFCEMSREGVRQNDFTYSVIIMAHPFISISQVQAQVIKTNYEKSPSVGTSLIDAYVKTGSIPEAEKVFQTIDEKDIVAWSAMLAGYAQIEDAVGAIKIFLQLTRKGVRPNEFTLSSIINACAGPSATVEQGKQFHACSIKLRLNNTLCLSSALVTMYAKMGNIESANEVFKRQGERDLVSWNSMISGYAQHGQGNKVLEVFEEMRRQNLEIDGITFILIISACTHAGLVDEGKRYFKMMVQDYHIDPTMGHYSCMVDLYSRAGKLEKAMNLINSMPCTADANVWRALLGACRVHRNLELGKLAAEKLISLQPQDSAAYVLLSNIYAAAGNWQERDKVRRLMNERKVKKQPGYSWIEVKNKTYIFLAGDVSHPLSDHIYSKLDELNNRLKDMGYQPDTDYVLHDVEEEHKAAFLYQHSERLAIAFGLIAKPPRSPIQILKNLRVCGDCHTVIKLISVIEARDIVVRDSNRYHHFKNGLCSCGDYW; encoded by the coding sequence ATGACCGCAAAGCCCGGTCTGAGGAGCCTCGCTGCAGTCTCTTACACAAGCCTCTCTCTCTCCTCTCCCTCCAAACCTCTCTCTCGCTCTCGCTCTCGCTCCCACTCTCTTATCCATTCCCCTCCAAAACGCATCTCCACTCCAAACGCCCACCACCTGTTCGACAAAACTCCCCACAGAGACCCCTTCGAATACACCCGCTTGCTCTTCCACTACACTCGCAATGACCGCAACCATGACGCCATCAGCCTCTTCGTGGCCGCTTCCCGGGCCGGTTTACCCGTCAATGGGCCCGTTCTGTCTTCCGTGGCCAAGGCCTGCGGGAGCTTGCGTGACCAAGTTGTGGGCAGACAGGTGCATTGCCAGTGTGTCAAGTCCGGGCTCGGGGAAGACGTCAGTGTTGGGTCCTCATTAGTGGACATGTATATGAAGAGTAGCGAGGGTGTTGTGGAGGGGAGGAGAGTGTTTGATGAGATGAGGGAGAGAAATGTGGTGTCATGGACTTCGTTAATTTCGGGCTATGCGTGGAACGGGTGGAATGAGCAGGCGTTGGAGCTGTTTACGGAGATGCAGGCGAGTGGGAGCATGGCGAATCCGTTTGCGTATGTGGCTGTGCTTGGAGTTTTGGCCGATGAGGGGTCGGTTGGGAAGGGGGAGCAGGTCCATGGCATGGTTGTGAAGAATGGTTATGTGGCGATCACGTTTGTGTGCAATTCGTTGGTTAATATGTATTTCAAGTCGGGGATGGTTAGTGAGGCTAGAGCTGTTTTTGATGGTATGGAGTGTAGGGATGAGGTTACATGGAATACCTTAATTGCAGGATATGTGGGCAATGGGCTTGAGTTGGAAGCTTTTGAAATGTTTTATCTGATGGGGCTTGCAGGTGTTAAGTTTACACAACCGGTATTTGTTACTGTTATTAAGCTATGTGCTAGCTATGAAGAATTGGGTTTTGCAAGACAGCTACATTGCCGTGTTTTGAAGAGTGGGTTGGAGTCTCATCGTAATATTGAAACAGCACTCCTGGTGGCTTACAGTAAGTGCAGGGAAATGGACGATGCTTTTAATATGTTCTCCATGATGCAGGGTGTTAAAAGTGTAGTAACTTGGACGGCCATGATCAGTGGGTACTTGCAGAATGGTGGAACAGAGAAAGGAGTCAAGTTATTCTGTGAAATGAGCAGAGAAGGTGTTAGACAGAATGATTTTACGTATTCTGTCATCATTATGGCCCATCCTTTTATATCTATATCCCAAGTACAGGCACAAGTCATTAAAACCAATTATGAGAAGTCACCTTCTGTAGGAACTTCACTCATAGACGCTTATGTTAAGACCGGAAGTATTCCTGAAGCTGAAAAAGTTTTCCAAACAATTGACGAGAAGGATATTGTAGCATGGTCTGCAATGCTTGCTGGATATGCTCAAATAGAAGACGCGGTGGGAGCTATTAAAATTTTTCTCCAGTTGACAAGAAAGGGGGTCAGACCTAATGAGTTCACTTTATCTAGTATCATTAATGCTTGCGCTGGACCTTCGGCAACAGTGGAGCAGGGCAAACAATTTCATGCTTGCTCGATCAAACTCAGGTTGAACAATACTCTGTGTCTAAGTAGTGCTCTTGTCACCATGTACGCAAAGATGGGGAATATTGAAAGTGCAAATGAAGTTTTCAAGAGACAAGGAGAGAGAGACTTAGTTTCCTGGAACTCTATGATCTCTGGATATGCACAACATGGTCAGGGTAATAAGGTTCTTGAAGTATTTGAGGAGATGCGTAGGCAAAATTTGGAAATAGATGGGATAACATTCATTCTCATCATCTCTGCCTGTACTCATGCAGGCTTAGTAGATGAAGGTAAAAGGTATTTCAAAATGATGGTTCAAGATTACCATATTGATCCAACAATGGGGCACTATTCTTGTATGGTTGATCTGTACAGCCGAGCCGGAAAGCTTGAAAAAGCGATGAATCTTATAAACAGCATGCCCTGTACTGCAGATGCAAATGTGTGGAGAGCTCTCTTGGGTGCTTGCCGTGTTCACCGCAACTTAGAGCTCGGAAAACTCGCGGCAGAAAAGCTCATTTCACTTCAGCCACAAGACTCTGCTGCTTATGTTCTGTTGTCCAACATTTATGCTGCAGCTGGAAACTGGCAAGAGAGAGATAAAGTGAGGAGGTTGATGAATGAAAGAAAAGTGAAAAAGCAACCTGGGTATAGCTGGATTGAGGTGAAGAACAAGACTTACATATTCTTGGCTGGTGATGTTTCACATCCCTTATCAGACCATATATACTCAAAACTTGACGAGTTAAATAACCGATTGAAGGATATGGGTTATCAGCCTGATACTGACTATGTACTCCATGATGTTGAAGAGGAACACAAAGCAGCCTTTCTTTATCAACACAGTGAGAGGCTAGCCATTGCTTTTGGATTGATTGCCAAACCTCCAAGATCTCCTATCCAGATTTTGAAAAATCTTAGGGTATGTGGAGACTGTCACACTGTTATTAAATTAATTTCGGTGATAGAAGCGAGAGATATTGTTGTCAGAGATTCAAACCGATACCACCACTTCAAGAATGGTTTATGCTCTTGTGGAGATTATTGGTGA
- the LOC101307865 gene encoding uncharacterized protein LOC101307865, translating into MTSIINVVDLSAKRVSELKCIQEVEIVEQIVVGELETGKGSNQTCNLKRAGATRWSSRYYSIKNLKKLFNSTSYVLKNMIDHGLTGKIRGQALRAFRAIKSFEFVFCLLLLEKTMGITSALCKSLQEQSQEIVNAMNLFSSTKGRLEKLRKDGWFDFFASVVSFCASHAIVAPDFNAPYLEGTGRPSQQQNCVTIEHYYRVEIFYAVIDFQLMELNTRFNEKTRELLVLSSSLDPRFDFQSFDIDNICSLVEKYYPHDVSDLDDLRTELEHFEYQFSKLEEFQNLCTLSELCQEFVRTRTPFVLIES; encoded by the coding sequence ATGACTAGTATCATTAATGTTGTCGACTTATCTGCTAAGCGTGTTTCTGAGTTGAAATGTATCCAAGAAGTTGAAATTGTGGAACAGATTGTTGTTGGGGAACTTGAAACTGGTAAGGGATCTAATCAGACATGTAATCTAAAAAGAGCAGGAGCTACTCGGTGGAGTTCAAGGTATTATTCTATCAAGAACTTGAAGAAATTGTTTAATTCAACTAGTTATGTTTTGAAAAACATGATTGATCATGGTCTTACTGGAAAAATACGTGGACAAGCTTTGAGAGCTTTTAGAGCTATAAAATCATTTGAATTTGTGTTTTGTTTATTATTGCTGGAGAAAACTATGGGAATCACAAGTGCTCTTTGTAAGTCACTGCAAGAACAATCTCAAGAAATTGTAAATGCCATGAATCTATTTTCAAGCACGAAAGGTCGTCTTGAAAAGTTGAGAAAAGATGGTTGGTTTGATTTCTTTGCTAGTGTTGTGTCGTTTTGTGCTTCACATGCTATTGTTGCTCCAGATTTTAATGCTCCCTATTTGGAAGGTACGGGTCGTCCTTCTCAACAACAGAATTGTGTTACCATTGAGCATTATTATCGTGTTGAAATATTTTATGCCGTAATTGATTTTCAGTTGATGGAACTGAATACTAGATTTAATGAGAAAACAAGGGAGCTTTTGGTTCTTAGTTCTTCATTGGATCCTCGATTTGATTTCCAATCATTTGACATTGACAACATTTGTAGTTTGGTTGAGAAATATTATCCTCATGATGTGTCGGATTTGGATGATCTAAGAACTGAATTGGAGCATTTTGAGTATCAATTCTCTAAACTTGAGGAATTTCAGAATCTCTGCACCCTTTCAGAGTTGTGTCAAGAATTTGTTAGAACAAGAACACCATTTGTGTTGATTGAAAGCTAG